The following are from one region of the Alicyclobacillus fastidiosus genome:
- a CDS encoding aldo/keto reductase, translating to MQYTNLGRTGLKVSRLCLGTMNFGPETEEKDAFRIMDAALDAGINFFDTANVYGGAEHHGWTEEIIGRWFAQGGDRRERVVLATKVYGGMDDPMDGPNQGRGLSAYKIRRHLEGSLKRLQTDHIELYQMHHVDLEVGWDELWGAFEVAVNQGKLGYIGSSNFAAWHIAVAQAAAKERHFLGLVSEQHKYHLLCREPELEVLPAAQAFGIGVIPWSPLAGGLLGRNALNRSGSRSARAHDEVERHRSQLEQFAALAKELGEHQDTIALAWLLANPAVTAPIIGPRTLAQFEDSLRVVELKLTDDVLTKLDEIFPGPGKPAPQAYAW from the coding sequence ATGCAGTATACAAATTTAGGACGGACAGGTCTCAAAGTTAGTCGATTATGTCTTGGTACAATGAATTTTGGGCCAGAAACAGAAGAGAAAGACGCCTTTCGCATCATGGATGCAGCGCTTGACGCCGGCATCAATTTTTTTGATACCGCCAATGTCTACGGAGGTGCGGAACACCACGGCTGGACAGAGGAGATCATCGGGCGCTGGTTTGCCCAAGGTGGAGACCGCCGCGAGCGCGTCGTTTTGGCGACGAAAGTGTATGGCGGCATGGATGACCCTATGGACGGCCCCAATCAGGGGCGTGGTTTGTCGGCGTATAAAATTCGCCGCCACCTCGAGGGGTCTCTCAAACGCTTACAGACAGACCACATCGAACTGTACCAAATGCACCATGTCGACCTTGAGGTCGGTTGGGACGAATTGTGGGGTGCATTTGAAGTCGCTGTGAACCAAGGAAAATTAGGCTACATCGGATCGAGCAACTTTGCTGCATGGCACATCGCTGTGGCGCAGGCAGCTGCCAAAGAGCGCCATTTCCTGGGACTGGTGTCTGAACAGCACAAATATCACTTGCTTTGCCGAGAACCTGAGCTGGAGGTGCTCCCCGCCGCACAGGCCTTTGGCATCGGCGTGATTCCCTGGAGTCCGCTTGCAGGTGGTTTACTAGGAAGAAATGCCCTCAATCGGTCGGGGTCCCGCAGTGCGCGCGCCCATGACGAGGTTGAGCGCCATCGGTCGCAATTAGAACAGTTTGCAGCTTTGGCCAAGGAACTAGGTGAACACCAAGACACCATTGCGCTTGCATGGCTACTCGCAAATCCTGCGGTGACCGCACCGATTATCGGCCCCCGCACCTTAGCGCAATTCGAAGATTCTCTGCGAGTCGTCGAACTGAAGTTGACGGACGACGTCCTCACCAAACTAGATGAAATTTTCCCTGGTCCAGGTAAACCTGCACCACAGGCGTACGCGTGGTAA
- a CDS encoding multidrug resistance efflux transporter family protein — translation MKAMVLGIFASFFFAVTFVLNQLMSDGGGSWIWSASLRYLFMLPLLLIIVCTRRRFVPLLKEMRQHPWQWAWWSFIGFGLFYAPLCFAATYSPAWLVAGTWQFTIIAGSLLVPLFHVSIDSKDGLTKVRKRIPFRNMGMSCVILAGIVLMEWSQATEVPIRALLFGMLPVLVATFAYPLGNRKMMELCAERIDAYERTLGMTIASLPLWLILSTYQLATSGFPSGEQSLQSLIVAVFSGVIATVLFFTATDMARHSVHQLATVEATQSGEVVFTLIGEVLLIAGTNISLAGLIGLVLVVVGMILHSFMASIQRPSADEDTQAAMH, via the coding sequence GTGAAAGCAATGGTTCTTGGCATTTTCGCGTCTTTCTTTTTTGCCGTTACGTTTGTTTTGAACCAGTTGATGAGTGACGGTGGGGGCAGTTGGATTTGGAGTGCATCCTTGCGATATCTATTCATGCTTCCGCTGCTACTGATCATCGTGTGTACCCGAAGGAGATTCGTGCCGCTACTCAAAGAAATGCGGCAACATCCGTGGCAGTGGGCGTGGTGGAGTTTCATCGGATTTGGGCTATTTTATGCTCCGCTGTGTTTCGCTGCAACTTACAGTCCAGCGTGGTTGGTGGCTGGGACTTGGCAATTTACGATCATCGCAGGTTCACTTCTCGTGCCTCTCTTTCACGTGTCAATTGACTCGAAGGATGGGTTAACAAAGGTCAGGAAACGTATTCCATTTCGAAATATGGGTATGTCTTGTGTCATTCTAGCAGGCATTGTCCTGATGGAATGGTCCCAGGCGACTGAGGTTCCGATACGTGCTCTGTTATTTGGGATGCTTCCTGTCCTCGTGGCTACATTCGCGTATCCGCTAGGGAATCGAAAGATGATGGAACTCTGTGCAGAAAGGATAGACGCCTACGAAAGGACGCTCGGAATGACAATAGCCAGCCTGCCCCTGTGGTTGATCTTGTCAACGTATCAGCTCGCCACAAGCGGGTTTCCGAGCGGCGAACAGTCCCTTCAGTCATTGATTGTGGCCGTGTTTTCAGGTGTCATCGCCACCGTGTTATTTTTCACGGCGACCGATATGGCACGGCACAGTGTGCATCAGTTGGCGACTGTCGAAGCGACCCAGTCCGGAGAAGTTGTGTTTACGCTGATCGGAGAGGTGCTTCTGATAGCAGGGACCAACATTTCGCTCGCTGGGCTTATCGGACTTGTTCTCGTGGTGGTCGGTATGATTTTGCATAGTTTCATGGCGTCCATCCAACGCCCATCTGCCGACGAGGACACGCAGGCGGCGATGCATTGA
- a CDS encoding PTS sugar transporter subunit IIA, with protein sequence MIGILIVTHGHLSEAFMESVAMLVSDTALTRAVTFTTGEGIEDLDRSVRVAIDDLRSSDGVLALVDLPGGSPARIVGTILLEHERMELVTGVNLPMLVEVLMMRNSLSLSDLVDHAVACGAEGIVNVGKLMKSTG encoded by the coding sequence TTGATAGGGATACTCATTGTCACACACGGACATCTAAGCGAAGCGTTCATGGAATCTGTCGCGATGCTTGTCAGCGACACCGCACTCACTCGTGCCGTGACATTCACAACCGGGGAAGGGATTGAAGATTTAGACCGTTCGGTTCGCGTAGCTATTGATGACCTCCGTTCTAGTGATGGGGTTTTGGCGCTCGTTGACCTGCCGGGTGGAAGCCCCGCTCGAATTGTCGGGACCATCTTGCTTGAACATGAACGAATGGAATTAGTCACTGGGGTCAATCTTCCAATGCTCGTGGAAGTTTTGATGATGCGAAACAGTTTAAGCCTTTCTGACTTGGTCGATCACGCCGTCGCCTGCGGGGCCGAGGGGATTGTGAACGTCGGAAAGCTGATGAAATCGACCGGATAG
- a CDS encoding PTS system mannose/fructose/sorbose family transporter subunit IID, producing MSIGTAIMLSILAGFAYWTRRFLGDWFLDRPIVVAPITGLIMGDFHLGLIVGGTLELIFMGATDIGGSVPPNYNIGSILGAAFAISSGQGISTAVLIAVPAALLGSFAELLAKTVSVFFIHAADRMADDGNYKGIARMLHLGNLVHFLADAIPTFIALTLGANAVKAIMNDIPHWLQNGITATGDLLPALGFALLLSTLASPAMFPFYFIGFLLAAYTKMGVLGVAVMALLVAIVLQSRKPDDDHFDAETEIAATATTGHGGVLDKKDLRLLWLRSFGLQSAFSFDRMQAIGFAWAMTPLLRKIYRNQPQEFSLALKRHLMFINTNPWVSGPIFAMTADLEIRKALGEQDIEEQAIQGLKSGLMGPLAGVGDSMFQGTLRPVVAGVMAGLALQGNPLAPFLFIAIVNAVHIFVSWYTFKKGFDMGDQFLGVLASGRIRKVMEGATMTGLMAVGALTATWLTVSTPLTYHVQKATVSLQTMLDGIMPDILPLAATMLVFWLVRRRFNTTRIMLGMIVVGLVLGSFNIIK from the coding sequence ATGTCCATCGGTACGGCAATCATGTTGTCGATACTAGCCGGTTTTGCGTATTGGACACGCCGATTTCTCGGAGACTGGTTTCTTGACCGGCCGATCGTCGTCGCTCCCATCACGGGGCTCATCATGGGAGATTTCCACCTTGGGCTCATCGTCGGTGGGACACTGGAACTGATCTTTATGGGCGCGACGGATATCGGCGGCTCAGTTCCGCCGAATTACAACATCGGAAGCATTCTGGGCGCAGCCTTCGCCATTTCGTCCGGACAAGGGATCTCAACTGCGGTGTTAATCGCCGTCCCGGCGGCGTTGCTTGGGTCATTTGCAGAACTTTTGGCCAAAACGGTCAGCGTGTTTTTTATTCACGCGGCGGACAGAATGGCAGACGACGGAAATTACAAAGGGATTGCGAGGATGCTTCACCTCGGCAACCTCGTGCACTTTCTGGCCGATGCGATTCCAACCTTCATTGCGTTGACACTGGGTGCAAACGCGGTGAAAGCGATCATGAACGACATCCCGCACTGGTTGCAAAACGGCATCACGGCAACCGGTGATCTGCTCCCTGCGCTTGGTTTTGCTCTCTTGTTGAGCACCTTGGCTTCACCAGCCATGTTCCCTTTCTATTTTATCGGCTTCTTGCTAGCAGCCTACACGAAGATGGGCGTTCTCGGCGTAGCGGTGATGGCCTTGCTTGTCGCCATCGTGCTGCAATCTCGCAAGCCAGACGATGACCATTTCGACGCGGAGACGGAGATTGCGGCCACGGCAACGACGGGGCACGGCGGAGTGCTCGACAAAAAGGACCTCCGCCTCTTGTGGTTGCGCTCGTTCGGTCTGCAGTCTGCGTTTAGTTTTGACCGTATGCAGGCCATTGGGTTCGCGTGGGCAATGACACCGCTACTTCGGAAAATTTATCGCAACCAGCCTCAAGAGTTCAGTTTAGCCTTGAAGAGACACCTTATGTTTATCAATACCAACCCGTGGGTCTCGGGGCCGATTTTCGCCATGACCGCGGACTTGGAAATACGCAAGGCGCTCGGTGAACAAGACATCGAAGAACAGGCCATTCAGGGGTTAAAATCCGGGCTGATGGGCCCGTTGGCTGGTGTCGGCGACTCCATGTTCCAGGGGACGCTTCGGCCGGTGGTCGCAGGGGTCATGGCCGGGCTTGCACTTCAAGGAAATCCTCTGGCGCCGTTCCTCTTTATCGCGATCGTCAATGCTGTGCATATTTTTGTCTCTTGGTACACGTTCAAGAAGGGCTTTGACATGGGGGACCAGTTCCTTGGCGTCTTGGCGTCAGGAAGAATTCGCAAGGTCATGGAAGGTGCGACAATGACTGGACTGATGGCTGTAGGAGCCCTGACTGCCACTTGGTTGACCGTCTCTACGCCACTGACCTATCACGTGCAAAAAGCGACCGTCTCCTTGCAGACGATGTTGGACGGCATCATGCCTGACATTCTGCCGCTCGCCGCGACCATGCTCGTGTTTTGGCTGGTTCGCCGGCGGTTCAATACGACGCGCATTATGCTTGGGATGATCGTCGTGGGACTGGTGTTAGGATCGTTCAATATCATCAAGTGA
- a CDS encoding helix-turn-helix domain-containing protein gives MTMERVDANRISSLETIPCSIEKALDVIGGKWSFLVLKELYDGTRRFSELQRSVVGASPKALTNTLRHLEERGVISREVFATVPVTVEYSLTKKGVAFHSVLHEMKRWGAEWC, from the coding sequence ATGACGATGGAAAGAGTAGACGCAAATCGAATCAGTTCCTTAGAGACTATCCCATGTTCTATCGAAAAGGCACTCGATGTGATAGGCGGCAAGTGGTCGTTTCTCGTGTTAAAAGAGTTGTACGATGGTACGCGGCGTTTTAGCGAGTTGCAGAGAAGCGTGGTGGGCGCCAGTCCGAAAGCGCTCACCAATACTTTGAGACATCTCGAAGAAAGAGGTGTTATCTCACGCGAGGTGTTTGCGACTGTGCCGGTGACAGTCGAATATTCGCTCACGAAAAAGGGTGTAGCTTTTCATAGCGTGCTCCACGAAATGAAGCGCTGGGGAGCAGAGTGGTGTTAA
- a CDS encoding PTS sugar transporter subunit IIB, which produces MEVVLVRVDDRLIHGQVAMGWTRTVRANHILVANDQVASDKTQQMLLKMATPVGVKSTIVSVANAATILRENKLGRDRVIVLVRDPQSLLGLIEAGCTIEKVNIGNVRMTDGRERLTKEVAATPEEIKAWKQLDQSGVQLEAIWLPGGPATNFNQVIRAHE; this is translated from the coding sequence ATGGAAGTTGTACTAGTGCGCGTCGATGATCGATTGATTCACGGTCAAGTCGCCATGGGGTGGACTAGAACCGTTCGAGCCAATCATATCCTGGTGGCCAATGATCAGGTTGCGAGTGACAAGACGCAACAGATGCTCTTGAAAATGGCGACGCCTGTCGGGGTGAAGTCGACCATCGTCTCCGTGGCGAACGCAGCCACAATCTTGCGGGAGAACAAGTTGGGCAGGGACAGAGTGATCGTTCTCGTTCGCGATCCCCAGTCTCTGCTCGGACTGATCGAAGCCGGATGCACGATTGAAAAAGTCAATATTGGCAACGTCCGCATGACAGATGGGCGTGAGCGACTGACGAAAGAGGTCGCCGCGACACCAGAGGAAATCAAGGCGTGGAAGCAATTGGACCAATCCGGTGTCCAGTTGGAGGCCATCTGGCTCCCTGGTGGCCCGGCGACCAACTTCAATCAGGTGATTCGAGCACACGAATAA
- a CDS encoding aldo/keto reductase family oxidoreductase, producing MRTIKLGTSTLEVPVIAVGCMRINSIEKSEAERFVKTALEEGANFFDHADIYGGGTCEEIFSDAIQMNDDLREKVILQSKCGIRKGMFDFSKEHILASVDGILKRLGTDYLDVLLLHRPDALVEPEEVAEAFDSLESSGKVRYFGVSNQKPMQIELLKKFVKQPLVANQLQLSITNATMISNGINVNMENDPAVDRDGSILDYCRLNDITVQPWSPFQYGFFEGVFLDNDKFPELNQKIDEIAEKYDVTNTTIAIAWLLRHPANMQPVTGTMNVNRLRDCCKASDVRLTREEWYEIYRAAGNILP from the coding sequence ATGAGGACAATCAAGTTGGGAACCAGCACGCTAGAGGTGCCAGTCATTGCCGTCGGCTGCATGCGGATCAATTCCATCGAAAAATCCGAGGCTGAGCGCTTTGTCAAGACCGCACTGGAAGAAGGTGCAAACTTCTTCGATCACGCCGACATTTACGGCGGCGGCACATGTGAGGAAATCTTCTCCGACGCCATTCAGATGAACGACGATCTGCGGGAAAAGGTCATCCTGCAGTCGAAGTGTGGGATTCGCAAAGGGATGTTCGACTTTTCCAAGGAGCATATCCTAGCCTCGGTAGACGGCATCCTGAAGCGTCTTGGGACCGATTATTTAGACGTACTGCTGCTGCATCGCCCAGATGCGCTGGTCGAGCCCGAAGAGGTCGCTGAGGCATTTGATAGCTTGGAAAGCTCCGGAAAAGTACGATATTTCGGGGTGTCCAACCAGAAGCCGATGCAAATAGAGTTACTCAAGAAGTTCGTGAAGCAGCCTCTGGTGGCCAACCAGTTGCAATTGAGCATTACGAACGCGACGATGATTTCCAACGGAATCAACGTTAATATGGAAAACGATCCCGCCGTCGACCGGGACGGGAGCATACTCGATTATTGTCGACTGAACGACATCACCGTGCAGCCTTGGTCACCGTTCCAATACGGATTCTTCGAGGGCGTCTTCCTCGACAACGACAAGTTCCCGGAATTGAATCAGAAGATCGACGAGATCGCAGAAAAATACGACGTGACCAACACGACCATCGCCATTGCGTGGCTTTTGCGCCATCCCGCCAACATGCAGCCAGTGACCGGAACGATGAACGTCAATCGCCTAAGAGATTGCTGTAAGGCAAGCGACGTTCGTCTGACCCGTGAAGAATGGTATGAAATTTACCGTGCGGCAGGCAATATACTTCCCTAA
- a CDS encoding sigma 54-interacting transcriptional regulator: protein MRKFKVLDAVSRLAPPDAVKGATTDEIAKTANVRRQNASSDLNELWRDGLVRKSVGRPVQYWATAVGTNGAPGTDHQPGRAVSAFVEMIGRQGSLRMAVEQAQAAMLYPPRGLPTLIVGPTGSGKSHLAEMMYFYAVQSGRLRQDAPFHVFNCADYAHNPQLLLAQLFGYVKGSFTGATQTTPGLIAQTEHGVLFLDEIHRLPPEGQEMLFLLMDKGEYRMLGDGAVQRKASITLLAATSEDPYSALLSTLLRRFPVVISIPELNQRPLEERLALVELFLHDEATRVGIPISVSPFVLVALLTFHATGHVGALRSAILLGCAKAFLSYIGAGSRATSMPLYLTHLSPEIQLDYLRNHLDTLKAEQLVGVEDRLYDPGESDPSTVRRRDGSAASMDLYSELRSRMTGYLDSGLDDGEVQKLIQIDVDYYLRRLQGRKVAAPVVPTRFLEVVADFIGEAGRQLGYTFGTEAVTGLALHFATATRVDAGDQERTFALVAHCPREYTVVRALAHRLESGLDVEVTAEEMSFLALFLAAHRKSTHSPGIAVVVICHGDRTASSMADVANQLLGTDVVLGVDMPLDQSLDDTLQVTISRMQDSANMDGALLLVDMGSLTGFGVTIERAIGIPVAVIPLVTTAAVIEAGRLASEGDMDLPSMVKAVKQVYSMDPETAIPAVGKRVIITTCLTGQGTARKLALFLTEALPVALREEVIVQSVDLESGSDIPGLLVEGWRGSVVAAAGTVDPHLPGVPFVGMEQILFGQGIQTLISLAEQEGQGVDGEPIQSIGRAEAVGLASRFVTEAIEQLDGQRFSVEAERVLQRVEQLNRMTVTPSQAARWIIHCSFALERLCQEGLVAECNEIDFLRENHQTLLDTIDLAVQPLVQSYHVEFPEGEIGYLALIILS, encoded by the coding sequence ATGCGTAAATTTAAGGTACTCGATGCCGTTTCGCGGCTCGCGCCACCCGATGCGGTGAAGGGGGCGACGACGGACGAGATCGCGAAAACCGCAAATGTGCGGCGGCAGAACGCGAGTTCCGACCTGAACGAACTTTGGCGCGATGGGTTGGTCCGAAAGAGTGTGGGGCGTCCAGTTCAATACTGGGCGACTGCCGTGGGGACCAATGGGGCGCCTGGCACTGATCACCAACCGGGCAGAGCGGTGTCGGCCTTCGTCGAGATGATCGGGAGGCAAGGGAGCCTCAGGATGGCTGTGGAACAGGCACAGGCTGCGATGCTGTATCCACCACGAGGTCTTCCGACGCTGATTGTGGGACCTACCGGCTCTGGTAAGAGCCACCTTGCTGAAATGATGTATTTCTACGCCGTTCAGTCCGGCCGGCTGCGGCAGGACGCACCGTTTCATGTGTTCAATTGCGCGGACTACGCGCATAACCCACAGCTTCTGTTGGCGCAGTTGTTTGGGTACGTCAAGGGAAGTTTTACAGGTGCGACTCAAACTACGCCCGGCCTCATCGCCCAGACCGAACACGGGGTGTTATTTCTTGACGAGATCCACCGCTTGCCGCCAGAGGGACAAGAAATGTTGTTTTTGCTTATGGACAAAGGGGAATACCGCATGCTCGGCGATGGCGCCGTTCAACGCAAGGCGTCCATCACGTTGCTCGCAGCGACGTCGGAAGATCCCTACTCCGCTCTGTTGAGCACTTTGTTGCGTCGGTTTCCGGTTGTCATCTCAATCCCTGAATTGAACCAACGCCCGCTTGAAGAACGTCTCGCGTTAGTTGAATTATTTCTCCACGATGAAGCGACTCGAGTAGGGATTCCAATTTCCGTAAGCCCATTTGTCCTTGTGGCGCTGTTGACCTTCCACGCCACGGGTCACGTCGGTGCATTGCGGAGCGCCATTTTACTCGGCTGTGCCAAGGCGTTTCTGAGCTATATTGGCGCGGGTAGCCGGGCGACGTCGATGCCGCTCTATTTAACTCATCTGTCCCCGGAGATCCAATTGGATTACCTACGCAACCATTTGGATACGTTGAAGGCGGAGCAACTCGTTGGCGTGGAGGACAGGCTATATGACCCCGGGGAATCCGATCCTTCGACAGTCCGACGAAGAGATGGCAGTGCGGCAAGTATGGATTTGTACAGCGAGTTGCGGAGTCGCATGACGGGGTATTTGGACAGCGGCTTGGACGATGGCGAGGTCCAGAAACTGATTCAAATTGACGTCGACTACTATTTGCGCAGGTTACAAGGGCGCAAGGTCGCTGCGCCAGTTGTGCCCACTCGGTTTCTCGAAGTCGTTGCCGACTTTATCGGTGAGGCAGGCAGACAATTGGGGTATACGTTTGGAACGGAAGCGGTGACTGGTTTGGCGCTCCACTTCGCGACGGCGACAAGGGTCGATGCGGGAGATCAGGAACGGACGTTCGCGCTCGTGGCGCATTGTCCGCGGGAGTACACGGTTGTGCGAGCGTTGGCACACAGGCTGGAAAGTGGGTTGGATGTCGAGGTGACAGCCGAAGAGATGAGCTTCCTTGCACTGTTTCTCGCCGCTCACCGAAAGTCGACACATTCACCTGGCATTGCGGTCGTGGTCATTTGCCACGGCGATCGGACAGCGTCGAGTATGGCCGACGTAGCGAACCAGTTGCTTGGAACAGATGTCGTATTGGGCGTCGACATGCCATTAGATCAGAGCCTTGACGACACGCTTCAAGTTACTATTTCGCGCATGCAGGACTCAGCGAACATGGATGGGGCTTTGCTGCTCGTAGATATGGGGTCTCTGACCGGATTTGGCGTTACGATTGAGCGCGCCATCGGAATTCCGGTTGCTGTTATCCCGCTTGTCACCACGGCGGCTGTGATTGAAGCTGGTCGGCTTGCCAGCGAGGGAGACATGGATCTGCCGTCGATGGTCAAGGCAGTTAAGCAGGTTTATTCGATGGATCCGGAAACCGCGATTCCCGCTGTCGGAAAACGGGTGATCATCACGACGTGTCTGACGGGACAAGGGACTGCTCGCAAGTTGGCATTGTTTCTTACGGAGGCTTTGCCTGTGGCGCTTCGCGAAGAGGTCATCGTGCAGTCGGTTGATTTGGAGAGCGGATCGGATATACCAGGCCTCTTGGTGGAGGGGTGGCGAGGATCCGTCGTGGCAGCGGCTGGCACGGTTGACCCGCATTTGCCTGGAGTCCCATTTGTAGGGATGGAACAGATTCTCTTTGGACAGGGAATTCAGACCCTCATCTCACTCGCCGAGCAGGAGGGTCAAGGCGTTGATGGAGAGCCCATCCAATCGATTGGCCGAGCAGAGGCTGTAGGGCTTGCCAGCCGTTTTGTCACGGAGGCGATTGAGCAACTGGACGGGCAAAGGTTTTCGGTGGAGGCCGAGCGCGTGTTGCAGAGGGTGGAGCAACTGAACAGGATGACGGTGACACCGAGTCAAGCTGCACGGTGGATCATTCATTGTTCGTTTGCTTTGGAACGGTTGTGCCAAGAGGGACTGGTCGCCGAGTGCAACGAGATAGATTTTCTCAGGGAGAACCACCAGACACTTCTGGACACGATTGATCTGGCTGTACAACCGTTGGTCCAATCGTATCATGTGGAATTTCCCGAAGGAGAAATCGGCTATCTAGCGTTGATTATCTTGTCTTGA